The following proteins come from a genomic window of Aspergillus luchuensis IFO 4308 DNA, chromosome 3, nearly complete sequence:
- a CDS encoding uncharacterized protein (COG:S;~EggNog:ENOG410PI76;~InterPro:IPR037291,IPR011935;~PFAM:PF13598), producing MRSGEVNLTVDGTCFGKTNVPSCVRNEFFELNLGVDRFVKVAYKEPGITLSKIDEFLELTITYFKATCKIKNTRDHAVNVLVLDQVPVNVDDHFDVEILTPETLGFPGDKVDLTEPGKPGTKTAELGRDGEVRWEVTLEPDEEIELDLRYSIEAPFEKWGRDFPVPVAK from the coding sequence ATGCGATCAGGTGAAGTGAACTTAACCGTTGACGGTACCTGTTTCGGCAAGACCAATGTCCCCAGCTGCGTGCGCAATGAATTCTTTGAACTCAACCTTGGGGTGGACAGGTTCGTTAAGGTGGCCTATAAGGAACCTGGGATAACACTTAGTAAAATCGACGAATTCTTGGAGCTTACTATCACATATTTCAAAGCGACATGCAAGATCAAGAATACAAGAGACCATGCAGTCAACGTTCTGGTATTGGATCAGGTGCCGGTTAATGTGGACGATCATTTTGATGTTGAGATTCTGACGCCAGAGACCTTGGGGTTTCCGGGTGATAAGGTGGATCTCACAGAGCCGGGAAAGCCGGGAACGAAGACTGCGGAACTGGGTCGTGATGGAGAGGTTCGATGGGAAGTGACACTTGAGCCGGATGAGGAGATAGAGCTCGATTTGCGATATTCTATCGAGGCGCCGTTTGAGAAATGGGGAAGGGACTTTCCTGTGCCTGTTGCGAAATGA
- a CDS encoding uncharacterized protein (COG:S;~EggNog:ENOG410PI76;~InterPro:IPR011935,IPR025554;~PFAM:PF13600): protein MEGPAHQGFSVEDIPTKSVAFHPTLASITHEFPVRVQPGAFAITINKIDHQVDPESIRVESLGPARVIDIQHANVLRYSSTCKPISDRRVFDPVRDPDNRKDTIYKPYEGLYAGCGILKGYSRNDSLSRERQPMGYDGAGAQDTYRGEYGPALYEGANPSMLEEQNQRPASEKPALDHYCQVVVHVEGQVTAPAPTSSPGTLPGDKENQAGGKTQSNEVMLHLIYTVPAKSELKLHDLNINTLFSTAKMKLCALFTNMSSETWRDAQVTLSAPQAHMSPPGQAIPSLTPWELAVMLTKSGLSVPPSMPTLGISEPTFPSPGYPELERFFFDIYS, encoded by the exons ATGGAAGGTCCCGCTCACCAAGGATTCTCCGTCGAGGACATTCCCACAAAGTCCGTTGCCTTTCATCCTACTCTAGCAAGCATCACGCACGAGTTTCCTGTCCGTGTCCAG CCCGGTGCGTTCGCgatcaccatcaacaagaTCGACCACCAGGTCGATCCCGAGTCCATCCGTGTTGAAAGTCTCGGCCCCGCCAGAGTAATCGACATCCAGCATGCAAACGTTCTCCGATACTCGTCCACTTGCAAACCAATCTCTGACAGAAGAGTCTTTGACCCAGTCAGAGACCCTGACAATAGGAAAGACACCATCTACAAACCCTATGAAGGTCTATACGCCGGATGCGGTATTCTTAAAGGCTACTCTAGGAACGATTCTCTCAGTCGAGAGAGGCAGCCTATGGGTTATGATGGAGCTGGTGCGCAAGATACTTATCGGGGGGAGTACGGACCAGCGCTCTACGAAGGGGCGAATCCGAGTATGTTGGAAGAACAGAATCAGAGACCTGCCTCGGAAAAGCCGGCCTTAGACCATTACTGCCAGGTAGTTGTGCACGTGGAAGGGCAAGTGACTGCTCCTGCGCCTACGTCGAGCCCTGGAACTCTACCTGGTGATAAGGAGAACCAAGCGGGAGGAAAGACTCAGAGCAATGAAGTGATGTTGCACTTGATCTATACGGTTCCGGCGAAGTCAGAACTCAAGCTTCACGACCTCAACATCAATACGCTCTTCTCAACGGCTAAGATGAAACTCTGTGCCCTGTTCACTAACATGAGTTCCGAAACCTGGCGAGATGCCCAGGTAACGCTGTCGGCCCCGCAAGCGCACATGTCGCCTCCGGGGCAAGCCATCCCATCATTGACACCATGGGAGCTGGCAGTCATGCTGACTAAATCCGGGTTGTCTGTGCCCCCTTCTATGCCAACACTGGGGATATCAGAACCgacattcccctcccctggTTATCCTGAGTTGGAAAGATTTTTCTTTGACATTTACAGCTGA
- a CDS encoding uncharacterized protein (SECRETED:SignalP(1-23)) has translation MKVSAVLCILAATMAAAAPTSYANPQRQNQNNNNNNNNQNQNNQNQNQNNRLSAEEQKYQLSDTNHKIGRSEVIYARGFGSSSSKPVAPEYSESESPTIYVPENDYPAPKTPKEDYRSEAYQSEEYKTDDIKSKGYQSESSNPEVHQSVDFKPDAHTPKVHRPEMDKPQVHKPEALKPPAHPVNHVPVNQHESDESYESQTTEQQ, from the exons ATGAAGGTTTCCGCCGTTCTCTGCATCCTCGCCGCCACTATGGCCGCCGCGGCACCTACTAGTT ATGCCAACCCTCAgcgccagaaccagaacaacaacaataataataacaaccagaaccagaataaccaaaaccaaaaccaaaacAATCGCCTCAGCGCTGAAGAGCAAAAATACCAGCTCAGTGACACTAACCACAAGATTGGACGCTCCGAGGTCATTTACGCGCGAGGAtttggttcttcttcctcaaagCCCGTCGCACCTGAGTATTCTGAGTCCGAATCCCCGACAATTTACGTCCCCGAGAATGACTACCCAGCGCCTAAGACTCCCAAGGAGGACTACAGGTCTGAGGCCTACCAGTCCGAGGAGTACAAGACGGATGATATCAAGTCTAAGGGCTATCAGTCTGAAAGCTCCAATCCTGAGGTCCACCAGTCTGTAGACTTCAAACCTGATGCCCACACGCCTAAGGTTCACAGGCCTGAGATGGACAAGCCCCAAGTTCACAAGCCCGAGGCTCTCAAGCCACCTGCACACCCCGTGAATCACGTCCCGGTCAACCAGCATGAATCTGATGAGTCCTACGAAAGTCAGACTACGGAGCAGCAGTAA